Proteins found in one Triticum urartu cultivar G1812 chromosome 4, Tu2.1, whole genome shotgun sequence genomic segment:
- the LOC125550529 gene encoding GATA transcription factor 19-like → MAAEPAADGQDPPLADAAAASGDDDAAAADALLSAASEQLTLVYQGEVYVFDPVPPQKVQAALLVLGGCEVPPGLVSMAGPTAYGEKSTTVAAKRVASLMRFREKRKERCFDKKIRYGVRKEVAQKMKRRKGQFAGRADFGDAASSSAACVSAADGEDDHFRESHCQNCGVSSRLTPAMRRGPAGPRTLCNACGLMWANKGTLRSPLNAPKMTVQHPANLSKMDSVDDDKAIVCAEPNHTTVKMDSGMSPEQEQKPELRPATEGDSMADS, encoded by the exons ATGGCGGCGGAGCCCGCGGCGGACGGCCAGGATCCCCCGCTGgcggacgccgccgccgcctccggcgACGACGACGCCGCGGCGGCGGACGCGCTCCTGAGCGCGGCCTCGGAGCAGCTGACGCTGGTGTACCAGGGGGAGGTCTACGTCTTCGACCCCGTCCCGCCCCAAAAG GTTCAAGCTGCTCTGTTGGTGCTTGGAGGGTGTGAGGTGCCTCCTGGTTTAGTAAGCATGGCTGGGCCTACTGCATATGGTGAAAAG AGTACAACTGTGGCTGCCAAAAGGGTTGCTTCCTTAATGAGGTTCCGTGAGAAGAGGAAGGAAAGATGTTTTGATAAGAAAATAAGATACGGAGTGCGCAAGGAAGTTGCCCAAAA GATGAAACGGCGTAAAGGACAGTTTGCTGGAAGGGCAGATTTTGGTGATGCTGCAAGTTCTTCTGCAGCTTGTGTCTCTGCAGCCGATGGCGAGGATGATCATTTCCGAGAATCCCA TTGTCAAAATTGTGGTGTCAGCTCAAGGCTTACTCCAGCAATGCGTCGGGGGCCGGCTGGCCCAAGGACCCTCTGTAATGCTTGTGGCTTGATGTGGGCAAATAAG GGTACTCTGAGAAGTCCTTTGAATGCCCCCAAAATGACGGTGCAGCATCCCGCCAATCTGAGTAAAATG GACAGTGTGGATGATGACAAAGCAATTGTTTGTGCTGAGCCTAATCATACCACGGTCAAAATGGACTCTGGGAT GAGTCCGGAACAAGAACAGAAACCAGAACTGCGCCCAGCGACCGAAGGCGACAGCATGGCTGATTCTTGA
- the LOC125550530 gene encoding folate transporter 1, chloroplastic-like, which produces MCWCYLFTSIVFIKISFIHDKCIFLVFIQVCLFTNPIWLVKTRMQLQTPGHTSSYSGFSDALRTIRKEEGWRALYRGIGPGLLLVTHGAIQFTAYEELRKAMISAKSKQTRGDDKGSEDLLNSVDYAALGAGSKLSAILLTYPYQVIRARLQQRPGSDGIPKYSDSWHVVKETARYEGVRGFYRGITSNLLKNLPAASVTFVVYENVIKLFRATKEKT; this is translated from the exons ATGTGTTGGTGTTATTTGTTCACCTCAATTGTCTTCATCAAAATATCATTTATTCATGACAAATGTATTTTTCTTGTGTTTATACAGGTTTGCCTGTTTACAAATCCCATATGGCTGGTGAAAACACGGATGCAACTACAAACACCCGGGCATACTTCGTCTTATTCTGGATTTTCGG ATGCTTTGAGAACTATTCGGAAAGAGGAGGGATGGCGAGCACTTTATAGAGGGATCGGGCCTGGACTTTTGCTG GTCACCCATGGCGCGATACAATTCACTGCCTATGAGGAACTTCGCAAGGCTATGATATCTGCGAAAAGTAAACAAACAAGGGGAGATGACAAAGGCAGCGAGGATTTATTG AACTCCGTTGATTATGCGGCACTTGGCGCTGGTTCAAAATTATCTGCTATTCTGCTTACTTATCCTTATCAG GTTATCCGAGCCCGCTTACAG caacgaCCTGGTAGTGATGGTATCCCAAAGTACTCAGATAGTTGGCATGTAGTGAAGGAAACTGCAAG GTACGAAGGTGTCCGGGGTTTTTACAGGGGCATCACGTCCAACCTGTTGAAGAACCTTCCAGCGGCTTCTGTGACGTTTGTGGTGTATGAAAATGTCATCAAACTATTCAGAGCAACCAAGGAGAAGACGTAG